In one window of Bizionia sp. M204 DNA:
- the nhaD gene encoding sodium:proton antiporter NhaD, giving the protein MEAIIIIVFVLGYLAITLEHNLKIDKLIPALVMMAICWAIIAIGVDDFTQWFDSAKHALVDNLGLLNHEDRVHLMEETLLHHLGKTSEILVFLLGAMTIVEIIDYFDGFATIKGFIKTKSKGRILWIFAFLAFFLSAIIDNLTATIVLISILQKLIFDRDVRIWYAGLIIIAANAGGAWSPIGDVTTTMLWIGKKVTTGHLFVYLFVPSLLCMLIPVFIASFLPAFKGKIDNPDSEDDAPKSEHSATMLYLGLGGIVSVPIFKTVTHLPPYVGMMLALAFVAIFAEVFSNRKFAMSFDTDVNADHVGHHSPVHKALSKIELPSILFFLGILMAVAALESLGILFGFASTLQENMPMLGTELHHEGVSDLVVLLMGVGSAVIDNVPLVAASLGMFSEPIDNELWHFIAYAAGTGGSMLIIGSAAGVVAMGMEKIDFFWYLKNIGWLALVGFLVGAIAFMFTRTIF; this is encoded by the coding sequence ATGGAAGCAATAATTATTATTGTATTTGTTTTAGGGTATTTAGCTATTACACTAGAGCACAATTTGAAAATTGATAAGCTGATCCCCGCTTTGGTTATGATGGCTATTTGTTGGGCCATTATTGCAATTGGCGTTGATGATTTTACCCAATGGTTTGACTCTGCAAAACATGCTTTGGTAGACAATTTAGGTTTGTTAAACCATGAAGATAGGGTGCACTTAATGGAAGAAACACTATTGCATCATTTAGGTAAAACATCAGAAATATTAGTATTTCTATTAGGAGCCATGACCATTGTTGAAATTATAGATTATTTTGATGGTTTCGCTACTATAAAAGGTTTTATTAAAACGAAAAGTAAAGGGCGAATTCTATGGATATTTGCCTTTTTAGCTTTTTTCTTATCGGCAATTATTGATAATTTAACCGCTACAATTGTTTTAATTTCTATTCTACAAAAATTAATCTTTGATCGGGACGTGAGGATTTGGTATGCGGGTTTAATTATCATAGCTGCCAATGCTGGTGGAGCGTGGTCTCCAATTGGAGATGTTACCACAACCATGTTATGGATTGGTAAAAAAGTAACCACAGGACATTTATTTGTTTACTTATTTGTTCCCTCATTATTATGTATGTTAATACCAGTATTTATAGCGTCATTTTTACCAGCATTTAAGGGGAAAATTGACAATCCTGATTCAGAAGATGATGCGCCAAAAAGTGAGCACAGTGCAACTATGTTATATTTAGGTTTAGGTGGTATTGTTTCCGTTCCTATCTTTAAAACGGTCACGCATTTACCGCCTTATGTTGGTATGATGTTAGCCTTGGCTTTTGTTGCTATTTTTGCGGAGGTTTTTAGTAATAGAAAATTTGCCATGTCTTTTGATACAGATGTAAATGCAGATCATGTTGGCCATCATAGCCCAGTTCATAAAGCATTATCTAAAATTGAGTTGCCAAGTATCCTTTTCTTTTTAGGAATTTTAATGGCAGTTGCCGCTTTAGAATCGCTGGGAATATTATTTGGCTTTGCATCCACCTTACAGGAAAATATGCCTATGTTGGGTACAGAGTTACACCACGAAGGCGTTTCAGATTTGGTAGTATTATTAATGGGTGTTGGATCGGCAGTTATTGATAATGTTCCTTTAGTTGCGGCTAGTTTAGGTATGTTTTCAGAACCAATTGATAATGAACTTTGGCATTTTATAGCCTATGCTGCCGGTACAGGTGGAAGTATGTTAATAATAGGTTCAGCAGCAGGTGTGGTAGCTATGGGAATGGAAAAAATTGATTTTTTCTGGTACCTTAAAAATATTGGTTGGTTAGCGCTAGTTGGGTTTTTAGTTGGAGCAATTGCCTTTATGTTTACCAGAACCATTTTCTAA
- a CDS encoding MotA/TolQ/ExbB proton channel family protein, with product MINTFIQSPQEGAEIVPDGESVEKTLSIIELISSGGMAGQIIIAILFVLLIVACYIYFERLFAIKAASQIDSNFMNQIKDHVSNGKIEAAQILCAQVNTPVSRLINKGITRIGKPLEDINTAIENAGRLEIYGLEKNVSILATISGAAPMIGFLGTVVGMILAIFELANAGGTIQMDVLASGLYTAMTTTVAGLIVGIIAYITYNHLVVKTNKVVYQMEANSLEFLDHLNEPI from the coding sequence ATGATAAATACATTTATACAAAGTCCTCAAGAAGGAGCTGAAATAGTTCCAGATGGCGAATCAGTTGAAAAAACACTCTCCATTATTGAATTAATAAGTAGTGGAGGCATGGCAGGTCAAATTATAATAGCCATACTTTTTGTTCTATTAATAGTTGCTTGCTATATTTATTTTGAACGTTTATTTGCTATCAAAGCGGCATCACAAATTGACAGTAATTTCATGAATCAGATAAAGGATCATGTAAGTAATGGTAAAATTGAAGCGGCACAAATTTTGTGTGCACAAGTCAACACACCTGTTTCTAGATTAATAAATAAAGGAATTACTAGAATTGGCAAACCACTTGAAGATATTAATACCGCTATTGAAAATGCTGGTCGGTTAGAAATTTACGGATTAGAAAAAAATGTTAGTATCCTAGCAACCATTTCTGGTGCAGCGCCTATGATTGGTTTCCTTGGAACCGTAGTCGGTATGATTTTAGCTATTTTTGAACTAGCTAATGCTGGCGGAACCATTCAAATGGATGTGCTTGCCAGTGGTTTATATACAGCTATGACGACAACTGTTGCTGGTTTAATTGTCGGTATTATAGCTTATATCACGTATAACCATTTAGTAGTAAAAACAAATAAGGTGGTGTATCAAATGGAAGCAAATTCTTTAGAATTTTTAGATCATCTAAACGAACCTATTTAA
- a CDS encoding biopolymer transporter ExbD → MNIRGRNKVTPEFNMSSMTDIVFLLLIFFMIASTLVTTSAIDILLPNASGKTENKKSVAVSITKDLRYYVDQKLVGESMLEGELLTALSSQEKPTVVLRAEKSVPVDNVVKVMDIANRNKIKVILAVKPN, encoded by the coding sequence ATGAATATACGCGGAAGAAATAAAGTAACGCCCGAATTCAATATGTCGTCTATGACGGATATTGTCTTTCTTTTACTTATATTTTTTATGATAGCTTCTACCTTGGTAACAACAAGTGCTATTGATATTTTACTGCCAAATGCCAGTGGAAAAACAGAGAATAAAAAATCTGTAGCTGTTAGTATTACTAAAGATTTGCGCTATTATGTAGATCAAAAATTAGTAGGTGAAAGTATGTTGGAAGGTGAACTTTTAACCGCTTTATCCAGTCAAGAAAAACCAACGGTTGTATTGCGTGCTGAAAAATCAGTGCCTGTTGATAATGTGGTTAAAGTAATGGATATAGCGAATAGAAATAAAATTAAAGTCATTTTAGCAGTTAAGCCAAATTAA
- a CDS encoding energy transducer TonB — protein sequence MKYLETKHERNSAKITTLIIVILVLLLFVVGPPYMDPPEEYGVAVNFGNSDVGSGNVQPKEPVKSEPKNIERPPEEAVTKPQETKPEAAAAEKTKAEDVITQNNEEALAIEKKKQADAKAKKIADAKAKAQAEADAKAKAEAEQKAKEQAEKEAKKKKLDALIGGVSKSEGTTSGGEGDDNKPGDKGQLDGNPYATSYFGNPGSGSGGVGYGLNGRGKATYQKLNQDCNESGRVVVRIVVNREGNVIEANPGVKGTNNTAKCLLEPAKKIALSHKWRPDSNAPAAQVGFVEVNFTIGQ from the coding sequence ATGAAATATTTAGAGACCAAACACGAACGGAATTCTGCCAAGATTACGACTTTAATAATCGTTATTTTGGTATTGCTGTTGTTTGTAGTGGGACCTCCATATATGGATCCACCGGAAGAATATGGCGTAGCTGTTAATTTTGGGAATTCAGATGTTGGCAGCGGAAACGTACAGCCAAAAGAACCTGTTAAATCCGAACCAAAAAACATAGAGCGTCCTCCGGAAGAAGCGGTAACAAAACCTCAAGAAACAAAACCAGAAGCGGCTGCTGCTGAAAAAACAAAAGCGGAAGATGTTATCACACAGAATAACGAAGAAGCATTAGCAATAGAAAAGAAAAAACAAGCCGACGCTAAAGCGAAAAAAATTGCAGATGCAAAAGCAAAAGCGCAAGCAGAAGCGGATGCCAAGGCAAAAGCGGAAGCCGAACAAAAAGCGAAAGAGCAGGCAGAGAAAGAGGCTAAAAAGAAAAAGCTAGACGCTTTAATTGGAGGCGTAAGTAAATCGGAAGGCACCACATCTGGTGGCGAAGGGGATGACAACAAACCGGGTGATAAAGGCCAATTAGATGGCAATCCGTATGCCACCAGCTATTTTGGCAATCCAGGTTCTGGTAGCGGAGGTGTAGGCTATGGTTTAAACGGACGAGGAAAGGCAACGTATCAAAAATTAAATCAAGATTGTAATGAGTCTGGAAGGGTTGTAGTTCGCATAGTGGTAAACCGAGAAGGTAATGTCATAGAAGCCAATCCAGGCGTTAAAGGCACGAATAATACGGCTAAATGTCTTCTGGAGCCAGCAAAAAAAATAGCTTTATCTCACAAATGGCGGCCAGATAGCAATGCGCCAGCAGCGCAAGTAGGATTTGTTGAAGTTAACTTCACTATAGGTCAATAA
- a CDS encoding folylpolyglutamate synthase/dihydrofolate synthase family protein — translation MTYQDTLNWMFSKLPMYQRQGKTAFKANLDNSIRFAHHLNNPQNRIKTIHVGGTNGKGSTSNMLASVLQEAGYKVGLFTSPHLKDFRERIRVNGEMVSKEYVVNFIQHNKGYLDISGLSFFEMTSGMAFNYFWNEKVDVAIIEVGLGGRLDSTNIITPELAIITNIGLDHTQFLGDTLDKIAYEKAGIIKNQIPIVIGKTQAETKPVFQEVAKSLEAPIFFADQVVHSHYESDLKGTYQYENIQTVVKAIEVLKTQNFIIADTHVKNGLLQVVRNTGFQGRWQVLQQNPLIICDTAHNSEGLKVVMEQLMNLPYQALHVVFGVVNDKDIASILPLLPKNARYYFCKPDVPRGLDENILRNTFKEQGFQGNAYSSVNDAFTAAKNTAQAGDIIYIGGSTFVVAEII, via the coding sequence ATGACATATCAAGATACTTTAAACTGGATGTTTTCAAAACTTCCCATGTATCAGCGACAAGGTAAAACGGCATTTAAAGCCAATTTGGACAATTCCATCCGTTTCGCACATCATTTAAATAACCCTCAAAATAGAATAAAAACCATTCATGTTGGAGGTACCAACGGTAAAGGTTCTACAAGTAATATGCTAGCTTCCGTTTTGCAAGAGGCAGGCTATAAAGTGGGTTTGTTTACATCACCACATTTAAAGGATTTTCGCGAGCGTATTCGTGTTAATGGCGAAATGGTCAGCAAAGAATATGTGGTTAATTTTATACAACACAATAAAGGCTATTTAGATATTTCTGGACTTTCCTTTTTTGAAATGACCTCCGGAATGGCCTTCAATTATTTTTGGAATGAAAAGGTGGATGTTGCCATAATTGAAGTCGGGCTAGGTGGTCGTTTGGATTCTACTAATATTATCACACCTGAACTGGCTATCATCACCAATATAGGCTTAGATCATACACAATTTTTAGGGGATACACTGGATAAAATAGCTTATGAGAAAGCCGGAATTATTAAAAATCAAATTCCAATAGTAATTGGTAAAACGCAAGCGGAGACAAAACCAGTTTTTCAAGAAGTAGCAAAAAGCTTGGAAGCACCAATTTTCTTTGCGGATCAGGTTGTTCATTCACATTATGAATCGGATTTAAAAGGCACATATCAATACGAAAATATTCAGACGGTGGTAAAGGCAATTGAAGTTTTAAAAACTCAAAACTTTATCATTGCTGATACTCATGTTAAAAACGGGTTATTACAAGTGGTTCGTAATACAGGGTTTCAAGGTCGTTGGCAGGTTTTGCAACAAAATCCTTTAATTATTTGCGATACAGCTCATAACTCGGAAGGCTTAAAGGTTGTGATGGAACAATTAATGAATTTGCCATATCAGGCGTTACATGTTGTTTTCGGAGTTGTAAATGATAAAGATATTGCCTCTATTTTACCGCTTTTACCAAAAAATGCAAGGTATTACTTCTGCAAACCCGATGTGCCAAGAGGTTTAGATGAAAATATTTTAAGAAATACCTTTAAGGAGCAAGGTTTTCAAGGAAACGCTTATAGTAGTGTAAATGATGCCTTTACGGCTGCAAAAAACACGGCACAGGCTGGTGATATTATATATATTGGAGGGAGCACTTTTGTTGTTGCAGAAATAATTTAA
- the murF gene encoding UDP-N-acetylmuramoyl-tripeptide--D-alanyl-D-alanine ligase — translation MELHTLHKRFLECKSVCTDTRKITQECLFFALKGDNFDGNSFAKQALENGAKYVVIDNPKFFQNHQTILVQDVLETLQKLATFHRDYLGIPIISLTGSNGKTTTKELIHAVLSKKFRTTATIGNLNNHIGVPLTLLSMTKATEIGVVEMGANHQKEIAFLCHISKPDYGYITNFGKAHLEGFGGVEGVIIGKSELYKYLISHNKSIFINSADTIQVDKTKNAKTIPFGPSDNKNQLHIQFLDAKPFVSLSYHDQTITSNLIGAYNFNNIAAAITIGNYFEVDDSDIQKAIENYIPTNNRSQIITKGTTRIILDAYNANPSSMMVALEHFSKQEHPHKIAILGDMFELGPDAEKEHQAIVNLAGTLQIDKVFFLGENFYKATSTDSKITFHKSFQAFKETFNVETLNNALVIIKGSRGMALERVLELLD, via the coding sequence ATGGAACTACATACCCTTCATAAACGTTTTTTAGAATGCAAAAGCGTTTGTACAGATACGCGAAAAATCACTCAAGAATGCCTATTTTTTGCGCTCAAAGGCGATAATTTTGATGGTAATAGCTTTGCCAAACAAGCCCTTGAAAATGGGGCTAAATACGTTGTTATTGATAATCCTAAATTTTTCCAAAACCATCAAACCATTCTCGTACAGGATGTATTAGAAACCTTACAAAAACTTGCCACTTTCCATCGGGACTATTTAGGGATTCCTATTATTTCACTCACCGGTAGCAACGGAAAAACAACGACAAAAGAGTTGATTCATGCTGTGCTTTCCAAAAAATTTAGAACAACGGCTACTATCGGTAATTTAAATAATCATATTGGCGTGCCATTAACACTTTTGTCCATGACCAAAGCGACTGAAATAGGTGTGGTTGAAATGGGTGCAAATCACCAAAAGGAAATTGCCTTTTTATGCCATATTTCAAAACCAGATTACGGCTATATCACCAATTTTGGAAAAGCGCATTTAGAGGGGTTTGGAGGCGTTGAAGGTGTTATAATCGGTAAAAGTGAATTGTATAAGTATTTGATATCACATAATAAATCAATATTTATTAACTCAGCAGATACGATTCAAGTAGATAAAACCAAAAATGCTAAAACAATCCCTTTTGGCCCTTCCGATAACAAAAATCAATTACACATTCAGTTTTTAGATGCTAAACCTTTTGTTAGTTTATCGTATCATGACCAAACTATTACTAGTAACTTAATTGGAGCTTATAATTTTAATAATATAGCTGCCGCTATTACTATAGGAAATTATTTTGAAGTCGATGATTCTGATATTCAAAAAGCCATTGAGAATTATATTCCAACTAATAATCGTTCACAAATTATCACCAAAGGAACAACCCGCATAATTTTAGACGCTTACAATGCTAATCCTTCTAGTATGATGGTTGCATTGGAGCATTTTTCAAAACAAGAACATCCTCATAAAATTGCCATTTTGGGTGACATGTTTGAATTAGGACCTGACGCTGAAAAGGAACATCAAGCAATTGTCAATTTAGCCGGCACACTTCAAATTGATAAAGTCTTCTTTTTAGGTGAAAATTTCTACAAAGCTACAAGTACTGATTCAAAAATAACCTTTCACAAATCATTTCAAGCTTTTAAAGAGACTTTCAATGTAGAAACGCTAAACAATGCACTAGTAATAATAAAAGGCTCTAGAGGCATGGCTTTGGAGCGTGTATTGGAATTACTAGATTAA
- the gldJ gene encoding gliding motility lipoprotein GldJ, whose amino-acid sequence MDMKNVLTIKLLLVLAVAVTAVGCKRSGSNSSRATGFDINSRDGGFQYNTSFKGQEAGPGLVFVEGGTFTMGRVQDDVMHDWNNSPNQQHVQSFYMDETEVTNLMYLEYLDWIKRIYPPTENNFRAIYDGVLPDTLVWRNRLGYNEVMTENYLRHPGYAEYPVVGVSWIQAVEFANWRSDRVNELNLEEAGFIQRDAKINEVSADATFNTDTYINAPSQVYGGNTALTDPENTRRRVQTNAAGDPINVYATRETGILQPKYRLPTETEWEYAALGLTSIRSYNVYRGRKKYPWDGQYTRSGKRKVRGDQLANFKQGKGDYGGIAGWSDDGADITNAVKSYEPNDFGLYDMAGNVAEWVADVYRPIVDDEMSDFNYYRGNVYTKNELNEDGTVRIVTSDEIKFDTLPNGKVIARNLPGEIHQVPVDENETYLRTNFDTSDNRNYRDGDQRSSRDYRDGFNEMEDGSSETTHTRKMYNSPNHNVETDSTGALIREYDRSDKRTSLINDEVRVYKGGSWKDREYWLDPAQRRYFPQNMATDYIGFRCAMSRVGSKSENKNKRKN is encoded by the coding sequence ATGGATATGAAAAATGTATTAACAATAAAATTATTGTTAGTTTTAGCAGTAGCTGTTACAGCTGTTGGTTGTAAACGATCAGGCTCAAACAGTTCTCGAGCAACCGGTTTTGATATTAACTCTAGAGATGGAGGATTCCAATACAATACTAGTTTTAAAGGACAAGAAGCAGGACCTGGACTTGTATTTGTAGAAGGAGGAACATTTACTATGGGTAGAGTTCAAGACGATGTTATGCATGATTGGAATAATTCACCAAATCAGCAACATGTACAATCCTTTTATATGGATGAAACGGAAGTTACCAATTTAATGTATTTAGAGTATTTAGATTGGATTAAACGAATTTATCCACCAACTGAAAATAACTTTAGAGCTATTTATGATGGTGTTCTTCCCGATACTCTTGTTTGGAGAAATCGCTTGGGGTATAATGAAGTAATGACTGAAAACTATTTACGTCATCCGGGTTATGCAGAATACCCGGTTGTTGGTGTAAGTTGGATTCAAGCAGTTGAATTTGCAAATTGGCGTTCAGATCGTGTTAACGAATTGAATTTAGAAGAAGCAGGTTTTATACAAAGAGATGCTAAAATAAACGAAGTATCTGCTGATGCTACATTTAACACGGACACGTATATTAACGCACCTTCGCAAGTTTACGGTGGAAACACAGCACTTACTGATCCAGAAAACACACGTCGTCGTGTACAAACTAATGCAGCAGGTGATCCAATTAATGTTTATGCAACTCGTGAAACGGGAATCCTTCAACCAAAATATAGATTACCAACAGAAACAGAATGGGAGTATGCCGCTTTAGGCTTAACATCTATTCGTAGTTACAATGTGTATAGAGGCCGTAAGAAATATCCATGGGATGGTCAGTATACACGTTCAGGAAAACGTAAAGTAAGAGGTGATCAATTAGCTAACTTTAAGCAAGGTAAAGGAGATTACGGCGGAATTGCTGGATGGTCTGATGATGGTGCTGATATTACAAATGCTGTAAAATCTTACGAGCCAAATGATTTTGGATTATATGATATGGCTGGAAACGTAGCCGAATGGGTTGCTGATGTTTACAGACCTATTGTTGATGATGAGATGAGTGATTTTAATTACTACCGTGGAAATGTGTATACCAAAAACGAATTAAATGAAGATGGTACCGTACGCATTGTAACGAGTGATGAGATTAAGTTTGATACTTTACCAAACGGAAAAGTAATTGCCAGAAACTTACCTGGTGAAATTCACCAAGTACCAGTTGATGAAAACGAAACCTATTTAAGAACAAACTTTGATACCAGCGATAACAGAAATTATAGAGATGGTGATCAGCGTTCATCTCGTGATTACCGTGATGGTTTTAATGAAATGGAAGACGGTTCTAGTGAAACAACGCATACTAGAAAAATGTACAACTCACCAAATCACAATGTTGAAACAGATTCAACAGGTGCTTTAATTCGTGAGTATGACCGTTCTGATAAGCGTACATCTTTAATTAACGATGAAGTTCGTGTTTATAAAGGTGGTTCATGGAAAGACAGAGAGTATTGGTTAGATCCTGCTCAACGTCGTTATTTCCCACAAAATATGGCAACTGATTATATTGGATTTAGATGTGCCATGTCTCGTGTAGGTTCTAAATCAGAAAACAAAAACAAAAGGAAAAACTAA